The Juglans microcarpa x Juglans regia isolate MS1-56 chromosome 2S, Jm3101_v1.0, whole genome shotgun sequence genome has a window encoding:
- the LOC121253615 gene encoding L10-interacting MYB domain-containing protein-like isoform X1 yields MMDREVGHNPKQERSRTRWTASLDKIFADLVVRQIQLGNRPNNVFDKKTWNIIREDFNEQTDLNFNNNQLRKHLDVLRTRFYNLKSVLYQNNDFALDDSCCIGFDLWENIGAQTRPEMIRVKDCPIYEQLCAIFTDSAAEGKYAQSSHYEELEKSAGMDSAGLISCQDGGIPCSMNPSSSLIRVQGNMSSAEKVIKNIAQRKRKGPSEAHSPLGQEIYDTMAEALSEMVASLKSRAVANTSSDDRFSITNCIRALDEIQDIEERLYFAALDLFEDPSLRETFISLKGEKIRLAWLQGKRGKATVSLHDFWLSGEM; encoded by the exons ATG ATGGACCGTGAAGTTGGTCATAATCCAAAGCAGGAACGTTCAAGGACAAGGTGGACTGCATCCCTTGATAAGATATTTGCAGACTTGGTTGTGAGGCAGATTCAACTGGGGAACAGACCAAACAATGTTTTTGACAAGAAAACGTGGAATATCATTCGTGAGGATTTTAATGAGCAAACAGACCTCAATTTCAATAACAATCAATTGAGGAAGCACCTGGATGTTCTGCGGACACGCTTCTATAATCTGAAGTCagttttatatcaaaataatgaCTTTGCTTTGGACGATTCTTGTTGCATTGGTTTTGATCTGTGGGAAAACATCGGG GCACAGACTAGGCCTGAAATGATCAGAGTCAAGGACTGTCCCATATATGAGCAGCTATGTGCAATCTTCACAGATTCAGCAGCTGAAGGGAAATATGCACAATCCAGTCACTATGAAGAGTTGGAAAAGTCTGCTGGAATGGATTCTGCGGGACTTATTTCATGTCAAGATGGTGGAATCCCATGTTCTATGAATCCATCGTCATCATTAATACGTGTGCAAGGAAACATGTCTTCGGCAGAAAAGGTAATCAAGAATATTGCacagagaaaaaggaaaggtcCATCTGAGGCACATTCTCCTTTGGGTCAAGAGATCTATGATACTATGGCAGAAGCCTTGTCAGAAATGGTTGCTTCTTTGAAGTCAAGGGCAGTTGCAAATACATCCAGTGACGATcgatttagtataactaattGCATTAGGGCACTGGATGAGATACAGGACATTGAGGAGCGGCTCTATTTTGCTGCGTTGGACCTCTTTGAGGACCCCAGTTTAAGGGAGACATTCATATCTCTGAAAGGTGAAAAGATCCGGCTGGCATGGTTGCAGGGCAAGCGTGGTAAAGCAACAGTTAGTTTGCATGACTTTTGGCTAAGTGGGGAAATGTAA
- the LOC121253615 gene encoding L10-interacting MYB domain-containing protein-like isoform X3 produces the protein MMDREVGHNPKQERSRTRWTASLDKIFADLVVRQIQLGNRPNNVFDKKTWNIIREDFNEQTDLNFNNNQLRKHLDVLRTRFYNLKSVLYQNNDFALDDSCCIGFDLWENIGTRPEMIRVKDCPIYEQLCAIFTDSAAEGKYAQSSHYEELEKSAGMDSAGLISCQDGGIPCSMNPSSSLIRVQGNMSSAEKVIKNIAQRKRKGPSEAHSPLGQEIYDTMAEALSEMVASLKSRAVANTSSDDRFSITNCIRALDEIQDIEERLYFAALDLFEDPSLRETFISLKGEKIRLAWLQGKRGKATVSLHDFWLSGEM, from the exons ATG ATGGACCGTGAAGTTGGTCATAATCCAAAGCAGGAACGTTCAAGGACAAGGTGGACTGCATCCCTTGATAAGATATTTGCAGACTTGGTTGTGAGGCAGATTCAACTGGGGAACAGACCAAACAATGTTTTTGACAAGAAAACGTGGAATATCATTCGTGAGGATTTTAATGAGCAAACAGACCTCAATTTCAATAACAATCAATTGAGGAAGCACCTGGATGTTCTGCGGACACGCTTCTATAATCTGAAGTCagttttatatcaaaataatgaCTTTGCTTTGGACGATTCTTGTTGCATTGGTTTTGATCTGTGGGAAAACATCGGG ACTAGGCCTGAAATGATCAGAGTCAAGGACTGTCCCATATATGAGCAGCTATGTGCAATCTTCACAGATTCAGCAGCTGAAGGGAAATATGCACAATCCAGTCACTATGAAGAGTTGGAAAAGTCTGCTGGAATGGATTCTGCGGGACTTATTTCATGTCAAGATGGTGGAATCCCATGTTCTATGAATCCATCGTCATCATTAATACGTGTGCAAGGAAACATGTCTTCGGCAGAAAAGGTAATCAAGAATATTGCacagagaaaaaggaaaggtcCATCTGAGGCACATTCTCCTTTGGGTCAAGAGATCTATGATACTATGGCAGAAGCCTTGTCAGAAATGGTTGCTTCTTTGAAGTCAAGGGCAGTTGCAAATACATCCAGTGACGATcgatttagtataactaattGCATTAGGGCACTGGATGAGATACAGGACATTGAGGAGCGGCTCTATTTTGCTGCGTTGGACCTCTTTGAGGACCCCAGTTTAAGGGAGACATTCATATCTCTGAAAGGTGAAAAGATCCGGCTGGCATGGTTGCAGGGCAAGCGTGGTAAAGCAACAGTTAGTTTGCATGACTTTTGGCTAAGTGGGGAAATGTAA
- the LOC121253615 gene encoding L10-interacting MYB domain-containing protein-like isoform X4, giving the protein MDREVGHNPKQERSRTRWTASLDKIFADLVVRQIQLGNRPNNVFDKKTWNIIREDFNEQTDLNFNNNQLRKHLDVLRTRFYNLKSVLYQNNDFALDDSCCIGFDLWENIGTRPEMIRVKDCPIYEQLCAIFTDSAAEGKYAQSSHYEELEKSAGMDSAGLISCQDGGIPCSMNPSSSLIRVQGNMSSAEKVIKNIAQRKRKGPSEAHSPLGQEIYDTMAEALSEMVASLKSRAVANTSSDDRFSITNCIRALDEIQDIEERLYFAALDLFEDPSLRETFISLKGEKIRLAWLQGKRGKATVSLHDFWLSGEM; this is encoded by the exons ATGGACCGTGAAGTTGGTCATAATCCAAAGCAGGAACGTTCAAGGACAAGGTGGACTGCATCCCTTGATAAGATATTTGCAGACTTGGTTGTGAGGCAGATTCAACTGGGGAACAGACCAAACAATGTTTTTGACAAGAAAACGTGGAATATCATTCGTGAGGATTTTAATGAGCAAACAGACCTCAATTTCAATAACAATCAATTGAGGAAGCACCTGGATGTTCTGCGGACACGCTTCTATAATCTGAAGTCagttttatatcaaaataatgaCTTTGCTTTGGACGATTCTTGTTGCATTGGTTTTGATCTGTGGGAAAACATCGGG ACTAGGCCTGAAATGATCAGAGTCAAGGACTGTCCCATATATGAGCAGCTATGTGCAATCTTCACAGATTCAGCAGCTGAAGGGAAATATGCACAATCCAGTCACTATGAAGAGTTGGAAAAGTCTGCTGGAATGGATTCTGCGGGACTTATTTCATGTCAAGATGGTGGAATCCCATGTTCTATGAATCCATCGTCATCATTAATACGTGTGCAAGGAAACATGTCTTCGGCAGAAAAGGTAATCAAGAATATTGCacagagaaaaaggaaaggtcCATCTGAGGCACATTCTCCTTTGGGTCAAGAGATCTATGATACTATGGCAGAAGCCTTGTCAGAAATGGTTGCTTCTTTGAAGTCAAGGGCAGTTGCAAATACATCCAGTGACGATcgatttagtataactaattGCATTAGGGCACTGGATGAGATACAGGACATTGAGGAGCGGCTCTATTTTGCTGCGTTGGACCTCTTTGAGGACCCCAGTTTAAGGGAGACATTCATATCTCTGAAAGGTGAAAAGATCCGGCTGGCATGGTTGCAGGGCAAGCGTGGTAAAGCAACAGTTAGTTTGCATGACTTTTGGCTAAGTGGGGAAATGTAA
- the LOC121253615 gene encoding L10-interacting MYB domain-containing protein-like isoform X2, whose product MDREVGHNPKQERSRTRWTASLDKIFADLVVRQIQLGNRPNNVFDKKTWNIIREDFNEQTDLNFNNNQLRKHLDVLRTRFYNLKSVLYQNNDFALDDSCCIGFDLWENIGAQTRPEMIRVKDCPIYEQLCAIFTDSAAEGKYAQSSHYEELEKSAGMDSAGLISCQDGGIPCSMNPSSSLIRVQGNMSSAEKVIKNIAQRKRKGPSEAHSPLGQEIYDTMAEALSEMVASLKSRAVANTSSDDRFSITNCIRALDEIQDIEERLYFAALDLFEDPSLRETFISLKGEKIRLAWLQGKRGKATVSLHDFWLSGEM is encoded by the exons ATGGACCGTGAAGTTGGTCATAATCCAAAGCAGGAACGTTCAAGGACAAGGTGGACTGCATCCCTTGATAAGATATTTGCAGACTTGGTTGTGAGGCAGATTCAACTGGGGAACAGACCAAACAATGTTTTTGACAAGAAAACGTGGAATATCATTCGTGAGGATTTTAATGAGCAAACAGACCTCAATTTCAATAACAATCAATTGAGGAAGCACCTGGATGTTCTGCGGACACGCTTCTATAATCTGAAGTCagttttatatcaaaataatgaCTTTGCTTTGGACGATTCTTGTTGCATTGGTTTTGATCTGTGGGAAAACATCGGG GCACAGACTAGGCCTGAAATGATCAGAGTCAAGGACTGTCCCATATATGAGCAGCTATGTGCAATCTTCACAGATTCAGCAGCTGAAGGGAAATATGCACAATCCAGTCACTATGAAGAGTTGGAAAAGTCTGCTGGAATGGATTCTGCGGGACTTATTTCATGTCAAGATGGTGGAATCCCATGTTCTATGAATCCATCGTCATCATTAATACGTGTGCAAGGAAACATGTCTTCGGCAGAAAAGGTAATCAAGAATATTGCacagagaaaaaggaaaggtcCATCTGAGGCACATTCTCCTTTGGGTCAAGAGATCTATGATACTATGGCAGAAGCCTTGTCAGAAATGGTTGCTTCTTTGAAGTCAAGGGCAGTTGCAAATACATCCAGTGACGATcgatttagtataactaattGCATTAGGGCACTGGATGAGATACAGGACATTGAGGAGCGGCTCTATTTTGCTGCGTTGGACCTCTTTGAGGACCCCAGTTTAAGGGAGACATTCATATCTCTGAAAGGTGAAAAGATCCGGCTGGCATGGTTGCAGGGCAAGCGTGGTAAAGCAACAGTTAGTTTGCATGACTTTTGGCTAAGTGGGGAAATGTAA
- the LOC121253225 gene encoding thioredoxin-like 2, chloroplastic → MADVVRLSFHSLRFSSSLLNSFASSLNSLRPGLPSIQKADKRVYPLLYSSAGDLARFDFRPKKQPVSFKVHATVAETDQPKWWEKNAPNMVDIHSTQEFLSALSQAGDRLVIVEFYGTWCASCRALFPKLRRTAEELPEIVFLKVNFDENKPMCKSLNVKVLPYFHFYRGADGQLESFSCSLAKFQKIKDAIIKHNTDRCSIGPPKGVGDLKLELSLSAKDRAAESASA, encoded by the exons ATGGCTGATGTTGTTCGATTATCATTCCATTCACTTcgtttctcttcctctctgctCAACTCCTTCGCGTCCTCCTTGAATAGTCTCCGACCGGGTCTCCCATCCATTCAGAAAGCAGATAAGAGGGTTTATCCTCTTTTGTATTCCTCTGCTGGCGATTTGGCCCGCTTTGATTTCAGACCCAAAAAGCAGCCGGTCTCTTTCAAG GTTCATGCAACTGTGGCTGAAACTGACCAACCGAAATGGTGGGAGAAGAATGCACCAAATATGGTTGACATTCATTCCACACAAGAATTTTTGAGTGCTCTAAGTCAGGCTGGAGATAGATTAGTTATTGTAGAATTTTATGGTACCTGGTGTGCTTCTTGCCGGGCACTATTCCCGAAG CTCCGCAGAACAGCTGAAGAACTCCCGGAAATTGTATTTCTGAAAGTCAATTTTGATGAGAATAAGCCTATGTGCAAAAGTTTGAATGTGAAGGTGCTTCCTTATTTCCACTTCTATCGTGGAGCAGACGGACAATTGGAATCCTTTTCTTGTTCACTTGCAAAG TTTCAGAAGATAAAGGATGCTATTATAAAACACAACACAGATCGTTGCAGCATTGGCCCCCCAAAGGGAGTTGGAGATCTTAAACTAGAACTCTCCTTGTCTGCAAAGGACAGAGCGGCAGAATCTGCATCAGCTTAG